In Aegilops tauschii subsp. strangulata cultivar AL8/78 chromosome 3, Aet v6.0, whole genome shotgun sequence, one genomic interval encodes:
- the LOC109741286 gene encoding plastidic ATP/ADP-transporter, translating to MESLALLSAKPGLSLRAGPRLPLPRLRATRASLSTASSSRPAALQAPLLSSRAPSSQDAVLGYGLLKRRISAGVSCSAAAAAAAAVPPAQPEVKKFLGVGLPTLKKIVPLGLMFFCILFNYTILRDTKDVLVVTAKGSSAEIIPFLKTWVNLPMAIGFMLAYSKLSDVLSREALFYTVIFPFIAFFGLFGFVLYPLRDAIHPTALADKLLAALGPSFLGPVAILRIWSFCLFYVMAELWGSVVVSVLFWGFANQITTVDEAKEFYPLFGLGANIALIFSGRTVKYFSNLRKTMGPGVDGWEVSLKGMMGIVVLLGLVITSIYWGVNKLVLNDPSLPKSDHKKKKNKPKLSMKESMKVLISSKYVRDLATLVVAYGISINLVEVTWKSKLKAQFPSPNEYSSFMGDFSTATGIATFTMMLLGRIIFQRFGWGVAAMITPTVLLVTGVGFFSLILFGQPLTPLLATWGMTPLLAAVYVGALQNIFSKSAKYSLFDPCKEMAYIPLDGDMKLKGKAAIDVVCNPLGKSGGALIQQFLILIFGSLANSTPYLGGILLVIVLAWLGAARSLDKQFSSLAKEDLRKEMSKEKVETAAPKEPESATDVLVEQSNGTENSPSDSSPAQ from the exons ATGGAGTCGCTCGCCCTCCTCAGCGCTAAGCCCGGCCTCTCTCTCCGCGCGGGGCCCCGCCTCCCCCTCCCGCGACTCCGGGCCACCCGCGCGTCCCTCTCCACCGCGTCCAGCTCCAGGCCCGCCGCCCTCCAAGCCCCGCTCCTCTCGTCGAGGGCCCCCTCCTCGCAGGACGCCGTCCTGGGGTATGGGCTCTTGAAGCGCAGAATCAGTGCTGGCGTCTCTTGCAGCGcggcggccgcggccgcggcggcggtgcCCCCGGCACAGCCGGAGGTCAAGAAGTTCCTCGGCGTGGGCCTCCCGACTCTCAAGAAGATCGTGCCCCTGGGCCTGATGTTCTTCTGCATCCTGTTCAACTACACCATCCTTCGGGACACCAAGGACGTGCTGGTGGTCACCGCCAAGGGGAGCAGCGCGGAAATCATCCCCTTCCTCAAGACCTGGGTCAACCTGCCCATGGCCATCGGCTTCATGCTCGCATACTCCAAGCTCTCCGACGTGCTCTCCCGGGAGGCGCTCTTCTACACCGTCATATTCCCATTCATCGCCTTCTTCGGTCTCTTCGGCTTCGTGCTCTACCCGCTCAGGGATGCCATCCATCCCACCGCCCTCGCCGACAAGCTTCTGGCGGCGCTCGGCCCGAGCTTCCTTGGACCGGTAGCTATCCTCAGGATTTGGAGCTTCTGCTTATTCTATGTCATGGCCGAGCTGTGGGGCAGCGTCGTCGTCTCTGTCCTCTTCTGGGGTTTTGCCAACCAG ATCACCACAGTCGATGAAGCAAAAGAATTCTACCCTCTATTTGGCCTTGGGGCAAATATTGCCCTTATCTTTTCTGGGCGTACTGTGAAGTATTTCTCAAATTTGCGGAAGACAATGGGTCCAGGAGTTGATGGTTGGGAGGTATCTTTGAAAGGAATGATGGGCATAGTGGTACTTCTTGGGCTTGTCATTACTTCCATCTATTGGGGAGTGAACAAACTTGTGTTGAATGATCCTTCTCTTCCAAAATCTGACCACAAGAAGAAAAAG AACAAACCTAAGCTTAGCATGAAAGAGAGTATGAAAGTTCTGATCTCTTCAAAATACGTGAGGGACCTTGCTACCTTAGTCGTTGCATATGGCATTAGTATCAATCTTGTGGAAGTGACATGGAAATCGAAGCTCAAGGCACAG TTCCCCAGTCCAAACGAGTACTCATCTTTCATGGGTGATTTCTCTACCGCAACTGGAATTGCAACTTTCACGATGATGCTGTTAGGCCGGATTATATTCCAAAGATTTGGCTGGGGGGTGGCTGCCATGATCACCCCCACAGTTTTGTTGGTGACTGGCGTTGGTTTCTTCTCTCTGATTTTGTTTGGGCAACCACTGACTCCCCTGCTTGCCACGTGGGGTATGACCCCTCTTCTTGCGGCTGTTTATGTGGGTGCGTTGCAGAACATATTTAGCAAGAGTGCAAAGTACAGTTTATTCGACCCATGCAAGGAAATGGCCTATATTCCTTTGGATGGAGATATGAAG TTGAAGGGAAAGGCAGCCATTGATGTTGTCTGCAACCCATTGGGCAAGTCGGGTGGTGCACTGATCCAACAGTTTTTGATCCTGATATTTGGCTCTTTGGCAAACTCGACCCCCTACCTTGGTGGTATACTGTTGGTCATCGTGCTTGCGTGGCTAGGCGCGGCAAGATCATTGGACAAGCAGTTCTCAAGCTTGGCCAAAGAGGATCTCAGAAAGGAGATGTCGAAAGAGAAAGTAGAAACGGCGGCACCCAAGGAACCTGAGTCGGCTACTGATGTATTGGTGGAGCAATCAAATGGAACTGAGAACTCACCATCCGACTCATCTCCAGCTCAATAG